Proteins encoded together in one Cardiocondyla obscurior isolate alpha-2009 linkage group LG07, Cobs3.1, whole genome shotgun sequence window:
- the LOC139104014 gene encoding serine-rich adhesin for platelets: MASVRTCYCKREGNAARGKNNDIVMHNGNRHPSAAVIKKSMAAARTCRSDQETRAGTGRADKRMIDTVRPTEAQPPDFMLSPETSTVLENAEDIINNARIRLEEVCATSRFDAAQRNRNTYSEPPLDDETEERLYVRELVASKFQDTCSAKLLENGTATSACSEKQDLPPVTVRRTDLSAPKFRMSRRRRVDRLSLKRGSDDRSFGRLPSKDSIETGRETTARERQTLSARDSTCSIQVGPSVTIAHRELAWQDLENVHISPDSSRAQNRANTATYTVRHEGNTSDPEGTARTRCVRLDAIRREKPIKMPIAATLEVVGPSGKSRENDFEKIENSRSQSGERSEDARVQIHGGEKRDRKLDLRDPERSKNATSRGAAKFVVIETPRIDRSEKLKLKARNDRHVGIASGDDTEIRCGKDGKTFHGRGEADCRRDDENIADEILAEENQGDRSKPSPAGDVSRKASFRQRENVTARCREAEIPSPYRTIDGHFSHTFNSHNGQEPSDVAGKSTRRRARAPACTDVLYVEDNSDEIDLYRPCLGDLDSILHSNDVKIERVARVARNLTELLSDPEFALHKRQDDNHEKLCENLDEKTEKHPLAFNKLTRTVLETEMKNDNLVLEKRQRQDPQRSTGTSSSAFAREEDGPRGSYSRTSVESSVFPVSDTSDDARISRESEKTSPIKTRLSESSMDRSDVTTFSSLVPALSSTRTEAQTYRIRNEEAARDNRQPFVDFFADANSIVAASKISRRKIRRAGREYADNGIFARLRRDTFQATDRLVTYILQDEKRSVEGKVAGALRKSAIASATVQKLLDHLREADSIRDQTETLDILRNVLINVKNQCDQENDKETLSQGVSNFPAVLKTPAITVDESTSREEGTRAKTNAKEIVRIAGNFDELNNPPVDFSECRGTRESVPSTARCDSTRCLENNKKDMSQTETANVAIAAADAKNQENNDVPGNNPEKSETLARSVAFSNAVEEINFQTGSNDAKLIADKSKDSRVSPAFPEMRGRPDFEFASKNEDNDKVRNSCSEAESLKQISDIRSDDDGGFKENSFPKVVSARSREDRGVEAAGTVISVSVNREYVNTERLGEDKPNVQINDDRDGGKTIPRIEEVIDVPSSNPEEAAKEFNIEKASDVKTSRGKKVLLAPPEASEIKNERASPDASPLKIADEPSTELEFNLARSSTREDAGSLREAAINPRVGEKIESADNCFVDSPGSCAVPAAKSSVPSRREVASRNERASLDIAEKSDSTRDTRNREIRKSMTLASAESRGDGNEISGLRNAARRGNERQSATTTKSSRNYKADALSSSNSSISSTLLDRDDRSTSGTSNANTRGIGTTSETSHSEGELYMPSSCSYSLGEVRVLKGRRDLIEDNAMERDSSVTVLVTRSMLTSLNDSTVSLLESSEHV, translated from the exons ATGGCTTCTGTTCGCACGTGTTACTGCAAACGCGAGGGAAATGCAGCACGCGGGAAGAATAATGATATTGTAATGCACAATGGGAATCGACACCCCTCGGCCGCCGTGATTAAAAAGTCGATGGCCGCGGCCAGGACTTGCAGAAGCGACCAGGAAACGCGCGCTGGAACGGGACGCGCCGACAAGCGGATG ATTGACACGGTCCGACCAACGGAAGCGCAGCCTCCCGATTTTATGTTGAGCCCCGAAACGTCGACTGTCCTCGAGAACGCCGAGgatattattaacaatgcaAGGATACGACTCGAGGAAGTATGCGCGACGTCGAGGTTCGACGCTGCCCAACGAAATAGAAATAC ataTTCGGAACCGCCGTTGGACGACGAGACGGAGGAGCGACTGTACGTCCGCGAGCTGGTGGCGTCCAAATTTCAAGACACGTGCTCCGCGAAATTGTTGGAGAACGGCACCGCGACGAGCGCGTGCTCGGAAAAGCAGGATCTGCCCCCCGTGACCGTTCGCAGGACCGATTTGTCGGCGCCGAAGTTCCGAAtgtcgcgacgacgacgcgtcGACCGATTGTCTTTGAAACGCGGCAGCGACGATCGGTCTTTTGGCCGATTGCCGTCAAAGGACTCGATCGAGACTGGGAGAGAGACGACGGCCCGCGAACGTCAAACGTTGTCGGCGCGAGATAGCACGTGCAGTATTCAAGTGGGACCATCGGTGACTATCGCCCATCGAGAACTAGCCTGGCAGGATCTGGAGAACGTGCACATCTCGCCGGATTCGTCTCGGGCACAAAATCGCGCGAACACGGCCACGTACACTGTGCGTCACGAGGGAAATACGAGCGACCCAGAAGGGACGGCGAGGACTCGTTGCGTGAGATTAGACGCGATACGTCGTGAGAAACCGATCAAAATGCCGATCGCAGCTACGCTCGAAGTGGTTGGTCCCAGCGGCAAGTCGAGAGAGAACGACTTTGAAAAGATCGAGAACAGCAGGTCGCAAAGTGGCGAACGAAGCGAGGATGCGAGGGTCCAGATTCACGGAGGAGAAAAACGGGACCGGAAGCTTGACTTGCGGGACCCCGAACGGTCGAAAAACGCGACGAGTCGGGGGGCGGCTAAGTTCGTCGTGATTGAGACCCCGAGAATAGATAGGAGTGAAAAATTGAAGCTCAAAGCGAGAAACGACCGTCACGTGGGAATTGCTTCGGGCGATGATACGGAGATTCGCTGCGGGAAGGACGGCAAAACGTTCCACGGACGCGGTGAGGCTGATTGCCGCCGAGACGACGAAAACATTGCAGATGAGATCCTGGCGGAGGAGAACCAAGGTGATCGATCAAAGCCGTCGCCTGCCGGTGACGTATCAAGGAAAGCGAGTTTTCGTCAGCGCGAAAATGTCACCGCGCGCTGTCGAGAGGCGGAAATCCCGTCGCCTTATCGGACGATTGATGGACACTTTTCGCACACGTTCAATAGTCATAACGGGCAAGAACCGTCCGACGTCGCCGGCAAAAGCACGCGTCGCCGAGCGAGAGCTCCGGCTTGCACGGACGTTCTCTACGTGGAAGATAATTCCGACGAGATCGACCTGTACCGACCTTGTCTCGGTGACTTGGACTCAATCTTGCACTCCAACGACGTGAAGATCGAGCGTGTTGCCCGCGTAGCAAGGAACCTTACAGAATTATTATCAGACCCTGAGTTCGCGCTGCACAAGCGGCAAGACGATAATCACGAGAAGCTATGTGAAAACTTAGACGAGAAAACTGAGAAGCACCCGCTTGCGTTCAATAAGCTAACTCGAACAGTTTTGGAAACCGAAATGAAGAACGATAATTTGGTTTTGGAAAAGCGTCAAAGACAAGATCCACAGAGATCGACCGGGACGAGTTCCTCGGCTTTCGCAAGAGAGGAGGACGGTCCTCGCGGCAGCTACTCGAGGACCTCCGTCGAATCGAGCGTGTTCCCCGTGTCGGATACAAGCGACGACGCCAGGATATCTCGCGAAAGCGAAAAAACCTCGCCTATCAAGACGCGCTTATCGGAATCGTCGATGGACAGATCGGATGTAACGACGTTCTCCAGTCTGGTCCCGGCGTTATCGAGCACGCGCACGGAGGCACAAACGTATCGTATTCGTAACGAGGAAGCCGCTCGCGATAATCGTCAACCGTTCGTCGATTTCTTTGCGGATGCAAATTCAATCGTCGCCGCGAGCAAGATCTCGAGACGCAAGATTCGTCGTGCCGGAAGAGAGTACGCCGACAATGGGATTTTCGCGCGGCTTCGGAGGGACACTTTCCAAGCTACGGATCGGCTCGTCACCTACATCCTGCAGGACGAGAAACGTAGCGTCGAAGGGAAGGTCGCGGGCGCCCTGAGGAAGTCGGCAATCGCGTCCGCGACGGTGCAAAAGCTCTTGGACCACCTGCGCGAGGCCGATTCGATTCGCGATCAAACGGAGACCCTAGACATTCTGAGGAACGTTCTGATTAACGTCAAAAATCAATGCGACCAGGAAAACGACAAGGAAACGCTTTCCCAGGGCGTTTCTAATTTTCCGGCTGTATTGAAGACGCCGGCGATCACAGTCGACGAGTCAACGTCGCGAGAAGAAGGAACGCGAGCGAAAACTAACGCAAAGGAGATCGTACGGATCGCCGGGAATTTCGACGAGCTCAACAACCCCCCTGTCGATTTTTCCGAATGTCGCGGAACAAGAGAGAGCGTTCCGTCCACGGCCCGTTGCGACTCCACTCGTTGCttggaaaataataagaaagacATGAGTCAGACCGAAACTGCGAACGTAGCGATTGCTGCAGCAGATGctaaaaatcaagaaaataacGACGTTCCCGGGAATAACCCGGAAAAAAGTGAGACGCTTGCTCGaagtgttgctttctcgaacGCGGttgaggaaataaatttccaaaCGGGAAGCAACGACGCCAAATTAATCGCCGATAAATCTAAAGACTCCCGCGTCTCTCCCGCGTTTCCGGAAATGAGAGGAAGGCCAGATTTCGAGTTTGCTTCTAAAAACGAAGACAACGACAAGGTACGAAACTCGTGCTCGGAGGCCGAGTCGCTGAAACAGATCTCCGACATTCgtagcgacgacgacggaggTTTCAAGGAGAATTCATTTCCGAAAGTTGTATCCGCCCGATCGAGGGAGGACCGTGGCGTGGAAGCTGCCGGCACGGTTATCTCGGTATCCGTGAACAGAGAATACGTAAATACCGAAAGGCTCGGGGAAGATAAACCGAACGTGCAAATTAACGATGATCGCGACGGAGGCAAAACTATCCCGCGAATCGAGGAGGTGATCGACGTGCCGTCGAGTAATCCGGAAGAAGCCGCGAAAGAATTTAACATTGAAAAAGCGAGCGACGTTAAGACGTCGAGAGGCAAGAAGGTGTTACTGGCACCTCCGGAAGCTTCGGAGATAAaaaacgagcgagcgagcccGGACGCAAGTCCCCTCAAGATCGCCGATGAACCTTCAACggaattagaatttaatctCGCGCGTTCGTCGACAAGGGAGGACGCCGGTTCGTTACGCGAAGCAGCAATTAATCCGCGCGTCGGGGAAAAGATCGAGTCCGCGGATAATTGTTTCGTCGATTCTCCAGGAAGCTGCGCCGTCCCAGCCGCGAAAAGCAGCGTGCCGTCCCGACGGGAAGTCGCGTCGCGCAACGAGAGAGCTTCCCTTGACATTGCCGAGAAGAGTGATTCAACGAGGGACACGAGGAACCGAGAGATTCGCAAATCGATGACCCTCGCATCGGCCGAGAGTCGCGGAGACGGAAATGAGATCTCGGGACTGCGAAATGCCGCGAGACGCGGTAACGAGCGACAATCGGCCACCACGACGAAGAGTTCGCGAAATTATAAAGCAGATGCCTTGTCTAGCTCCAATTCCAGCATCAGCAGCACGCTGCTGGACCGCGACGACag GTCGACCAGTGGCACGTCGAACGCAAATACGAGAGGT ATCGGGACCACCTCCGAGACGTCTCATTCCGAGGGTGAGCTGTACATGCCGAGCTCGTGCTCCTATTCCCTCGGCGAGGTGCGTGTCTTGAAAGGGAGACGCGATTTAATCGAGGATAACGCGATGGAACGCGACAGCAGCGTGACGGTCCTTGTCACCAGGAGCATGTTAACGTCTTTGAACGATTCCACGGtg TCGCTGTTGGAAAGTTCCGAACACGTTTAG
- the LOC139103859 gene encoding inositol-tetrakisphosphate 1-kinase produces MRAADHCLVPRTTCEVERRSAGRDRSQREAAGASDDGGTCDKCVIGYWVSEKKRQKFNWTDFEAICEVEGFRLKMIDVNLSFEKQGPLHVFLHKLTDMQTHAESGDKNAEDIVSRLQEYIAKHPDLIVIDPLDNIRNLSNRCKSYEFIQEGIRFKGVFTPNFVEIKSRNVHEIASTLKKHGIKYPFVCKPLMAYGSSDAHKMMIIFNERDLKDCQLACVAQEFINHNAILYKLFVVGEHFQVVERPSFKNFYQEDCNSLSTIFFNSHDISKSCSRSKWSILSEEDIPLTVKPSYQIFATIVKNIQEIFGLILVGIDVVIENHTGKYAIIDVNVFPGYDGYPEFFEHLIDIIKKLLIERDVCRQNSKGCTLKKCQSDDLDSGFESDEKRRCCTK; encoded by the exons ATGAGGGCCGCCGACCACTGCCTCGTCCCGAGGACGACGTGCGAGGTCGAGCGCCGGTCCGCCGGCCGCGACCGGAGCCAGCGCGAAGCAGCTGGTGCGAGCGACGACGGCGGAACGTGCGACAAATGCGTCATCGGTTACTGGGTGTCCGAGAAAAAACGGCAGAAATTCAACTGGACCGACTTCGAGGCCATATGCGAGGTCGAGGGGTTCCGGTTAAAAATG ATTGATGTGAATCTGAGCTTCGAGAAGCAGGGACCATTGCACGTTTTTCTACACAAGCTAACGGATATGCAGACACACGCTGAAAGCGgcgataaaaat GCTGAAGATATTGTTTCGAGGCTTCAGGAGTACATTGCCAAGCATCCAGATCTGATTGTTATTGATCCTCTGGACAATATTAGGAACTTAAGTAATCGTTGTAAATCTTACGAATTTATACAAGAGGGCATTCGGTTTAAAG gcGTATTCACTCCTAATTTTGTAGAAATCAAGAGTAGAAATGTCCACGAAATAGCATCGACGCTAAAAAAGCACGGTATTAAATATCCATTTGTTTGTAAGCCACTTATGGCATACGGTTCGAGCGATGCGCACAAG ATGATGATTATCTTCAATGAAAGGGATTTGAAAGACTGTCAACTAGCTTGCGTCGCTCAAGAATTTATCAATCACAACGCTATTTTGTATAAACTGTTCGTAGTGGGCGAGCATTTTCAAGTGGTCGAGCGTCctagttttaaaaatttttatcaagaagACTGTAATTCACTAAGTACAATATTCTTCAACTCGCACGATATATCGAAAAGCTGCAGTAGATCTAAGTGGTCTATACTGTCCGAAGAAGACATTCCTTTAACTGTGAAGCCAAGTTACCAAATATTCGCGACAATTGTTAAGAATATTCAAGAAATATTTGGTCTTATTCTAGTTGGAATAGATGTTGTGATTGAGAATCACACCGGGAAGTACGCGATCATAGATGTAAACGTGTTTCCCGGATACGACGGCTACCCGGAATTTTTTGAAcatttaatagatattattaAGAAGTTGTTGATAGAGCGAGATGTTTGCAGGCAAAACTCTAAGGGTTGTACGTTGAAGAAGTGTCAGAGCGACGATCTGGACTCTGGTTTCGAGAGTGACGAAAAGAGAAGGTGTTGCACAAAATGA
- the Ciapin1 gene encoding anamorsin homolog: MASVNEGNEVLVVAGNDVSPNDTTDFIATLKQRVGESGKLQTTSLSDVKKESHGASAFDVVVGIFKEPCTNEDFLTEVLRILKPNGSLVIYEPLAMDKKPDTVLTFSDRISTLKLSGFKIKNTERTSLDPESKNLLLKVYSNAEDVCKILANKPSFEVGSSIPLSFAKKPTNVWKLDDPVEEDLIDEDELLDESDLIKPNVSSLKVCATTGKRKACKDCSCGLAEELSGKAVAKNIVKSSCGNCYLGDAFRCASCPYLGMPAFKPGEKVLLPETQLAVDS; encoded by the exons ATGGCGTCCGTCAACGAGGGCAACGAGGTTCTCGTCGTCGCTGGGAACGACGTTTCGCCGAATGACACAACAGATTTTATCGCCACGCTCAAACAACGCGTCGGTGAATCCGGCAAATTGCAAACTACGAGCTTGTCGGACGTAAAGAAGG AGAGCCATGGTGCGTCCGCCTTTGACGTGGTCGTAGGTATTTTTAAAGAACCGTGTACAAACGAGGACTTTTTAACAGAAGTGCTAAGAATTTTGAAACCCAATGGTTCCCTCGTCATTTATGAACCTCTGGCTATGGATAAAAAGCCTGATACAGTACTTACATTCTCCGACAGAATATCTACATTGAAGTTATCCGgcttcaaaataaaaaatacagagCGAACGAGCTTGGACCCGGAGAGTAAAAATCTTTTGCTAAAAGTATACAGCAACGCGGAAGatgtttgtaaaatattagcGAATAAACCATCATTTGAG GTGGGTTCCAGTATTCCTCTTTCATTCGCAAAAAAGCCAACTAACGTATGGAAATTAGATGACCCGGTAGAAGAAGATTTAATAGACGAAGACGAACTTTTGGACGAATCGGATCTTATAAAGCCGAACGTGTCATCTTTAAAAg TCTGTGCGACAACAGGCAAGCGAAAAGCATGCAAGGACTGTTCGTGTGGACTTGCAGAAGAGTTAAGTGGCAAAGCCGTGGCGAAAAACATTGTTAAATCTTCCTGTGGAAAT TGTTACCTAGGAGACGCATTCAGATGTGCTAGTTGTCCCTATCTTGGAATGCCTGCCTTCAAACCTGGGGAAAAAGTACTTTTGCCCGAAACTCAACTAGCTGTTGATTCTTAA
- the LOC139103861 gene encoding uncharacterized protein yields the protein MAAGVVFALSLIFVVGHLQEGPGSLAKTFTFPEYPYKETTKNELLFRQFEQACEESGACKMLSQHRIDGVAKTRCIRECVSPSCYKEIYLFDQLEEGEIDVRLNSFKGCFMQRNGRPRK from the exons ATGGCGGCGGGGGTGGTTTTCGCACTGAGCTTGATCTTCGTCGTCGGCCACCTCCAGGAAGGACCAGGTTCCCTCGCGAAGACCTTCACATTCCCGGAATACCCGTACAAGGAGACCACCAAGAAC GAGCTTCTCTTCCGACAATTCGAGCAGGCCTGCGAGGAAAGCGGTGCTTGCAAGATGTTATCGCAGCACAGGATCGACGGCGTCGCCAAAACGCGCTGCATCCGAGAATGCGTGTCGCCGTCGTGTTACAAGGAGATCTATCTGTTCGATCAG CTGGAGGAGGGCGAGATTGACGTGAGATTGAACTCGTTCAAGGGTTGCTTCATGCAGCGGAACGGCCGGCCGCGGAAGTGA